The following proteins come from a genomic window of Gossypium raimondii isolate GPD5lz chromosome 5, ASM2569854v1, whole genome shotgun sequence:
- the LOC105766081 gene encoding uncharacterized protein LOC105766081, with protein MTSFEKETGKGFPQSQLKNRWDALKKEWKAWKKLKGEDTGLGWNPIKRTVDASDEWWESRLQAVPEAKKFRTLGSDPEFEGKLDQMFMGIVATGDKAWASSSGTLPSDFFEDVNNKIPEENEEENMRNDVHILNDVHISNDVQIDGNSQKRKNPEMSSHFKTGRKKSSKQIEGAARLSSQIEKLCNAADSMS; from the exons ATGACCAGCTTTGAGAAAGAAACGGGCAAGGGTTTTCCACAAAGCCAACTTAAAAATAGGTGGGATGCCctaaaaaaagaatggaaagcTTGGAAGAAACTTAAAGGCGAAGATACTGGTTTAGGGTGGAATCCTATAAAAAGAACCGTTGATGCATCGGATGAATGGTGGGAGAGTAGGCTCCAG GCTGTGCCTGAAGctaaaaaatttagaacattGGGCAGTGATCCTGAATTCGAAGGGAAGTTGGACCAAATGTTCATGGGGATAGTTGCAACAGGTGATAAAGCATGGGCATCTTCTTCTGGTACACTCCCTAGTGATTTTTTTGAGGATGTTAACAACAAAATACCTGaagagaatgaagaagaaaatatgagaaatgatgttcacattttaaatgatgttcacatttcaaatgatgttcaaattgatggaaacagtcaaaaaagaaaaaaccctgAGATGAGTTCACATTTTAAAACTGGAAGAAAGAAATCCTCAAAGCAAATTGAAGGGGCTGCAAGATTGTCAagtcaaatagaaaaattatgcaATGCAGCTGACAGTATGAGTTAA
- the LOC105766082 gene encoding LOW QUALITY PROTEIN: ABC transporter C family member 8 (The sequence of the model RefSeq protein was modified relative to this genomic sequence to represent the inferred CDS: deleted 1 base in 1 codon) codes for MIRLFSCKSFIQVKVSFDRINTFLLDDELRNDEVRRFPLQNYDKSVTVEAGNFSWVPEIAIPTLRNVELEIKRGQKIAVCRPVGAGKSSILYAMLGEMPKLSGTVSVFGSISYVSQVSWIQSGTIRDNILYGKPMDADKYDKAINACALDKDINSFDHGDITEIGQRGINMSGGQKQRIQLARAVYNEADIYLFDDPFSAVDAHTAFVFFNVKKLHFNCVITVLAKKTVVLVTHQVEFLSEVDRILVMDGGQITQLGSYEELLMAGTTFEQLVNAHRDSITALGSLNGQGEGESRGIAPVMFNECSPTKQNSEGEISVKGPPGVKLTQDEEVEIGDVGWKPFMDYVSISKGSVYLSLSILTQLTFVVLQATSIYWLAFAIQIPNMTNSMLIGVYTGVATLSAVFVFFRSHSAAHVGLKASKAFQSGLTNAIFKAPMLLFYSTLVGRILTSSKIKFTNKQ; via the exons ATGATCCGTTTGTTTTCTTGCAAATCGTTTATACAAGTCAAAGTTTCTTTTGACAGAATCAACACTTTTCTTCTTGATGATGAACTCAGGAATGATGAAGTAAGGAGATTTCCCCTGCAGAATTATGATAAAAGTGTGACAGTAGAAGCAGGAAATTTCAGTTGGGTTCCTGAAATTGCAATTCCAACACTTAGAAATGTGGAGTTGGAAATAAAAAGAGGGCAGAAGATAGCTGTTTGTAGACCGGTCGGGGCTGGAAAATCCTCAATCTTGTATGCAATGCTGGGAGAGATGCCGAAACTTTCAGGAACG GTTAGCGTGTTTGGATCCATTTCCTATGTTTCTCAAGTTTCATGGATCCAGAGTGGGACAATTCGTGACAACATACTCTATGGAAAGCCGATGGATGCAGACAAATATGACAAGGCCATTAACGCTTGTGCTCTGGATAAAGATATCAATAGTTTTGATCATGGTGATATTACAGAAATAGGTCAAAGAGGGATTAACATGAGTGGAGGGCAGAAGCAAAGGATTCAACTCGCTCGAGCGGTCTATAATGAAGCCGACATCTATCTTTTTGATGACCCTTTCAGTGCTGTTGATGCACATACagcttttgttttcttcaatgTGAAAAAGCTTCATTTCA ATTGTGTTATAACTGTTCTAGCAAAGAAAACTGTTGTCCTGGTAACTCATCAAGTGGAGTTTCTCTCAGAAGTTGATAGAATTTTG GTTATGGATGGTGGACAAATTACCCAATTAGGAAGCTATGAAGAGCTATTGATGGCTGGGACAACATTTGAGCAGCTTGTGAATGCTCATAGAGATTCCATAACAGCATTAGGTTCTTTGAATGGTCAAGGTGAAGGAGAATCAAGAGGGATAGCTCCCGTGATGTTTAACGAATGTTCTCCAACTAAACAGAACAGTGAAGGGGAGATCTCGGTGAAGGGTCCGCCTGGAGTAAAATTAACACAAGATGAAGAAGTGGAGATCGGTGATGTTGGATGGAAGCCATTCATGGATTATGTTTCTATCTCAAAAGGATCCGTTTATCTATCTTTAAGCATTTTAACTCAACTTACCTTTGTTGTTCTTCAGGCCACTTCGATCTATTGGCTGGCATTTGCCATTCAAATTCCTAACATGACCAACAGCATGTTGATAGGAGTTTACACCGGAGTTGCCACCCTTAGTGCagtttttgtgttttttagaTCCCATTCTGCTGCTCATGTAGGATTAAAAGCTTCTAAAGCCTTCCAATCTGGTCTTACCAATGCCATTTTCAAAGCTCCaatgctt cttttttattctacTCTTGTTGGCAGGATTCTAACCTCTAGTAAGATCAAATTTACCAATAAGCAatga
- the LOC128041069 gene encoding uncharacterized protein LOC128041069 has translation MDTDRERHRAKETAANTICFIMHKSSGNKTHPMKKKINSPVVEKRNKAPVEEQRTSTSRGTNNQQRKKEPAPAEEQRTSTSRGSKKQQMNKEPEMREEMRAKYQFVCVGKKVKQQLRSFG, from the exons ATGGATACGGATAGAGAGAGACACAGAGCCAAAGAAACAG CAGCCAATACCATCTGTTTCATCATGCATAAAAGTTCAGGCAACAAAACTCATCCtatgaaaaaaaagataaactcACCGGTGGTGGAGAAGAGGAACAAAGCACCAGTagaggaacaaagaaccagCACCAGCAGAGGAACAAATAACCAGCAGAGGAAGAAAGAACCAGCACCAGCAGAAGAACAAAGAACCAGCACCAGTAGAGGATCAAAGAAGCAGCAGATGAACAAAGAACCAGAGATGAGAGAAGAGATGAGAGCAAAGTACCAGTTTGTGTGTGTGGGTAAAAAAGTAAAACAGCAGCTTAGAAGTTTTGGCTGA
- the LOC105766083 gene encoding uncharacterized protein LOC105766083, translating to MNNSNNTPFWPTWRPANAYRGYPSYPASYDSNTIQPIFRHSFSFQPTTDPVRGSRDDPWRLLGPESPIGFSGFSDYQRATTPVEIAWVDTFPARAVNPRFSGPLPRTPTRQESLRLNEDEQNDVVGKLKKEIYNPIPKQMTKRLNSYYRGKKQGNEKKMEIDEDGKRCAVCLEDFVAREQVMVTPCEHMFHEHCILPWVKSHGQCPVCRFVLSERIKRTNSNVQNVSGNDLFQCEMMAIMRAMEEAFLRGNSL from the exons ATGAACAACAGCAACAACACACCGTTTTGGCCGACATGGCGCCCTGCAAATGCCTACCGAGGCTACCCTTCTTACCCCGCCAGCTATGATTCTAACACCATCCAACCCATTTTTCGTCACTCCTTTTCCTTCCAGCCCACCACT GACCCTGTTAGAGGTTCAAGGGATGATCCATGGCGACTGCTAGGCCCAGAATCACCCATTGGCTTTTCAGG TTTCTCAGATTATCAACGTGCTACTACTCCAGTAGAAATTGCATGGGTAGACACATTTCCAGCAAGAGCGGTTAATCCGAGGTTTTCAGGGCCCCTTCCAAGGACCCCGACTCGACAAGAGAGTTTGAGATTGAACGAAGACGAGCAAAATGATGTTGTAGGAAAGCTGAAGAAAGAAATTTATAATCCAATCCCCAAGCAGATGACAAAGAGATTGAATTCGTACTATAGAGGTAAAAAACAGGGCAATGAGAAGAAAATGGAGATAGATGAAGATGGGAAAAGATGTGCAGTTTGCTTGGAAGATTTCGTGGCTAGAGAGCAAGTGATGGTCACTCCATGCGAGCATATGTTCCACGAGCATTGTATCCTCCCATGGGTGAAGAGTCACGGACAATGTCCTGTGTGCAGATTCGTGCTTAGCGAGCGGATTAAACGAACCAATAGCAATGTCCAGAATGTATCTGGAAATGACTTGTTTCAATGCGAGATGATGGCAATCATGAGAGCTATGGAGGAGGCTTTCTTACGGGGCAATTCCCTTTGA